A genomic segment from Lutzomyia longipalpis isolate SR_M1_2022 chromosome 3, ASM2433408v1 encodes:
- the LOC129791514 gene encoding inactive pancreatic lipase-related protein 1-like — MKYFLLLISCFFALAVAEDYAANIHFIVYRDNVPYNLSNTASGNPIEEGLCSAGDQLAMVVYGWTESCSTDWVIDLISNLTEYRGGCIICMDYSHYTQTASYIEYPIIVTQFDGIRDVLKNEMEDLRTFGFDPSLTYMFGMSFGSQVVLQAAGLLTQKIKEIDACDPAQVGFLPYPITPDPKLSADNVQCIHTSGDKGTVQRYCHQDWNMGHCGLYQDAAGLNPLNDHGTCPIFYNSAFRNNFNAIPMPLECLLPKFLQILDFRSLANCVYPSGFKMGYMQRDKQGVCGPNGGNLYAKTTATYPYN; from the exons atgaagtattttttgcTCTTAATTTCGTGCTTTTTTGCATTGGCTGTTGCGGAGGATTATGCcgcaaatattcattttatcgTGTACAGAGACAATGTTCCCTATAATCTATCGAACACCGCAAGTGGGAATCCCATTGAGGAGGGACTCTGCAGTGCTGGAGATCAATTGGCAATGGTTGTGTACGGATGGACGGAAAGCTGCTCAACTGATTGGGTAATTGATCTCATCTCCAACCTCACGGAATACCGCGGAGGATGCATCATCTGCATGGACTACAGCCACTACACACAGACAGCTAGCTACATTGAGTATCCAATTATTGTGACCCAATTCGATGGAATTCGCGACGTTTTGAAGAATGAAATGGAAGATCTGCGTACTTTTGGATTTGATCCCAGTCTTACGTACATGTTTGGCATGAGTTTTGGATCTCAGGTCGTCCTTCAAGCAGCAGGACTTCTTAcccaaaaaatcaaagagattgatg cATGCGATCCAGCTCAAGTAGGCTTCCTCCCATATCCCATCACACCTGATCCAAAACTATCCGCTGATAATGTCCAGTGCATCCATACAAGTGGCGACAAAGGAACCGTCCAGAGATATTGCCATCAAGATTGGAATATGGGACACTGTGGCCTGTACCAAGATGCAGCTGGACTCAACCCCTTAAATGATCACGGAACCTGCCCCATTTTCTACAATAGCGCCTTCCGCAATAACTTCAACGCCATCCCCATGCCCCTCGAATGTCTTTTGccgaaatttttgcaaattctcgATTTCCGTTCTCTCGCAAATTGCGTTTACCCGTCTGGCTTCAAAATGGGCTACATGCAGAGAGATAAGCAGGGTGTCTGTGGGCCTAATGGTGGAAATCTCTATGCCAAGACTACGGCAACATATCCTTACAACTAA
- the LOC129791515 gene encoding protein CDV3 homolog, whose protein sequence is MADLDDFFAKKDKKKSKGKKFTTAEELVKKLEDTTSKKQQESKTKTRGPGNEEEYNNQQNEDEWKDFEEERKDYSGLKIGQLTLSEDDQHTDGDQGSEAQSDTEGNAEGGDRKTGPWKAVMEVAPPQPPPPQPQPPPQQSNIYRPPALQSAMAKVKLRDVGKGVAPDISNEEYFPSLGSAPPKPEPPKKKLDPGFEEVKHGSRSARPTEVAKSSPVTVGNRFHSLAGDAS, encoded by the exons ATGGCAGATTTGGACGATTTCTTTGCAAAGAAAGACAAGAAGAAGTCGAAAGGGAAAAAATTTACAACAGCGGAAGAGcttgttaaaaaattagaagataCCACGTCGAAGAAGCAGCAGGAATCGAAAACCAAGACTCGTGGGCCCGGCAACGAGGAGGAATATAACAATCAGCAAAAT GAGGATGAGTGGAAGGACTTTGAGGAGGAGCGTAAGGATTATTCGGGACTCAAGATTGGGCAGTTGACGCTTAGTGAAGATGACCAACATACAGATGGGGATCAAGGTTCGGAAGCTCAGAGTGACACAGAGGGCAATGCTGAGGGTGGCGATCGCAAGACTGGCCCCTGGAAGGCTGTTATGGAAGTGGCACCTCCGCAGCCACCGCCACCACAACCACAGCCGCCTCCACAGCAATCCAACATCTATAGACCTCCGGCTCTACAGTCGGCG ATGGCCAAGGTGAAATTGCGTGATGTGGGAAAAGGTGTAGCCCCGGATATTTCCAATGAAGAATACTTCCCATCCCTTGGGTCAGCCCCGCCAAAGCCGGAGCCGCCCAAGAAGAAGCTGGACCCGGGCTTCGAGGAGGTGAAACACGGCAGTCGGTCTGCACGACCAACGGAAGTGGCCAAAAGCTCACCGGTCACCGTAGGAAATCGTTTCCACTCCCTGGCTGGAGATGCTAGCTAG